One region of Natronobacterium texcoconense genomic DNA includes:
- a CDS encoding PfkB family carbohydrate kinase — translation MGYNALAERLASEADPRRVTAFPDGSVDEYYVAYDGEENRITERKSFGDAIARSEYDSFPVERESREAAGQAPNVARQAHALGAETTLYGYLEDPVFADLPFETVSMGEPARIDVFAFEDDDLLLSERSETVGNWTLEDLTEATGEKPRDALAADALCCGNWASIEGLTDALATLADGPLEADTFVLDPGPVSVRSSDDVSRLLEVLGDLESRTDVVYSVNRAELEATVTAISSGEAGEDDENLRTVRETAEITAAVLHESEVASAATREGVIALKNLSVDEPRRRTGAGDRFSAGVAVGLARDWEWETVLALGNCCAAYYVETARTGDRDDLRAFLAEERRRG, via the coding sequence GACGGCAGCGTCGACGAGTACTACGTCGCCTACGACGGGGAAGAGAACCGCATTACGGAACGCAAATCTTTCGGAGACGCCATCGCTCGCAGCGAGTACGACTCGTTCCCGGTCGAACGCGAGTCCAGGGAAGCCGCCGGACAGGCACCCAACGTGGCCCGACAGGCCCACGCGTTGGGTGCAGAGACGACGCTCTACGGCTACCTCGAGGATCCCGTCTTCGCGGACCTGCCGTTCGAGACTGTCTCGATGGGCGAACCGGCACGGATCGACGTGTTCGCGTTCGAAGACGACGACCTCCTGCTCTCGGAGCGATCGGAGACGGTCGGGAACTGGACGCTCGAGGACCTCACGGAAGCGACGGGCGAGAAGCCACGCGACGCGCTGGCGGCCGACGCGCTCTGCTGTGGCAACTGGGCGTCGATCGAGGGGCTGACCGACGCGCTGGCGACGCTCGCGGACGGTCCGCTCGAGGCCGATACCTTCGTCCTCGATCCAGGGCCAGTGAGCGTCAGATCGAGCGACGACGTCTCGCGGCTGCTCGAGGTGCTCGGGGACCTCGAGTCGCGGACCGACGTCGTCTACAGCGTCAACCGGGCGGAACTCGAGGCGACGGTCACTGCGATCTCGAGCGGAGAGGCAGGAGAGGACGATGAGAACCTCCGAACGGTACGCGAGACCGCCGAAATCACGGCTGCCGTGCTCCACGAGTCCGAGGTGGCGTCCGCGGCGACGCGGGAAGGTGTGATCGCCCTCAAGAACCTCTCGGTCGACGAGCCGCGGCGACGGACCGGGGCTGGGGATCGGTTCAGCGCCGGAGTCGCTGTCGGGCTGGCACGCGACTGGGAGTGGGAGACGGTCCTCGCGCTCGGCAACTGCTGTGCGGCCTACTACGTCGAGACGGCGAGGACGGGGGACCGGGACGATCTGCGTGCGTTTCTGGCGGAAGAGCGTAGACGGGGGTGA